Proteins from a single region of Pectobacterium carotovorum:
- a CDS encoding TonB-dependent receptor, which produces MRYLAPPARVTFLSLAISAQVYAQTEPPVQQTRSQTQDTDIMTVTAARSVKNIADIAGTVYSIEREDIARQSSAGRSTADILGQLVPGLATASGTTSNYGMTMRGRTVQVMIDGVPLTGSRDGSRQLNSISPTMIERVEVVSGATSLYGAGATGGIINIITRNADDEPYAFSSQFGLKSADRPSKSGMAYSGTQTASFHNDDISGFAGLNYTAQGDIRDAHGNRIGPEIAQTDRQDTTSLDFNSRLTWNLDDNQQLSGAFRYYNDEQDSDYGPDYGPGLAALFTPATFQPSLKGIKGLQLDDQPRTRHYGFNTQYQNRDILGGQQLTAEAYYRKEQSRWFPSVSAVTHSALPGGSTYVAMQSNTDIDVWGVRTALQKNMSLAGRDLQLTYGLDYEQEKDSQSGQSYGLNTFIASNGLRYQAENRYAMGPDVKVDKTGLFLQSDYALTQRLNLQAGLRHETIRNKVSTSTPYSEAITADRVAGYQARQLEGGQVKHGETLYNLGLVFQLTDTHQLFTNFSQGFSLPDTQRMLRDVPATFTINGDSIDSIKVNNYELGWRMRDNRGLNAGVTAFYNTSDKVVQFNRDYSVSVADTDERIWGMEGNLQYPLSESWNVGGTLAYTRGEYKDAAGEWRELNAFRVSPLKATLYSDWTFANGYGVRLQSLTVGGTDRAYNDAKSAAVSSSIRSTPAAKIQGYTVFDLIAHAPLLGGQVGFGIYNLANRDYKTVYSQQAEATYGKLSSLPAQGRTFALTYSIDY; this is translated from the coding sequence ATGCGATATCTTGCGCCCCCCGCGCGGGTAACTTTCTTGAGTCTGGCCATCAGCGCTCAGGTGTATGCACAGACCGAGCCCCCCGTGCAGCAAACTCGCAGCCAGACGCAGGACACCGATATCATGACGGTAACGGCGGCCCGCTCGGTGAAAAACATTGCCGACATCGCCGGAACGGTTTACAGCATCGAACGCGAAGATATCGCCAGACAATCCTCAGCAGGCAGGTCTACTGCCGATATTCTCGGTCAGTTAGTACCTGGCCTGGCTACCGCTTCCGGGACCACCAGTAACTACGGTATGACCATGCGCGGGCGCACGGTACAGGTCATGATCGACGGCGTACCGCTGACCGGTTCGCGTGACGGTTCGCGGCAGCTCAACAGCATCTCACCGACAATGATCGAACGTGTCGAAGTCGTATCTGGCGCCACAAGCCTCTACGGCGCAGGCGCTACGGGCGGTATTATCAATATCATCACCCGTAATGCCGATGATGAACCTTATGCTTTCAGCAGCCAATTTGGCTTGAAAAGCGCAGATAGGCCGTCTAAATCAGGTATGGCCTACAGCGGTACGCAAACCGCTTCTTTCCATAACGATGACATCAGCGGCTTTGCCGGGCTGAACTATACCGCGCAAGGGGACATACGCGATGCCCACGGGAATCGGATCGGGCCGGAAATCGCCCAAACCGATCGCCAGGACACGACCAGTCTCGATTTCAATAGCCGACTGACATGGAATCTGGATGATAACCAGCAGTTGAGTGGCGCGTTCAGGTATTACAATGATGAGCAAGACAGCGACTACGGCCCTGATTATGGCCCCGGACTGGCCGCGCTGTTTACTCCGGCGACTTTTCAGCCCAGCCTCAAGGGCATCAAAGGGTTACAGCTTGACGACCAGCCCCGTACCCGGCATTACGGCTTCAATACCCAATACCAGAATCGGGACATACTGGGCGGCCAGCAGTTGACGGCCGAAGCCTATTACCGCAAAGAGCAATCACGCTGGTTCCCTTCTGTCTCCGCAGTAACGCACTCAGCGCTGCCTGGCGGCAGCACCTATGTGGCAATGCAATCCAATACGGATATTGATGTCTGGGGAGTGCGTACCGCATTGCAAAAAAACATGAGCCTGGCAGGACGAGATCTACAGTTAACCTATGGTCTTGACTACGAACAGGAAAAAGACAGCCAGAGTGGGCAATCCTACGGCCTCAACACCTTCATCGCCAGTAACGGCTTGCGCTATCAAGCCGAAAACCGTTACGCCATGGGCCCAGATGTTAAGGTGGACAAAACTGGTCTATTCCTGCAATCGGACTATGCGCTGACTCAACGTCTTAACCTACAGGCAGGTCTGCGCCACGAGACCATCCGCAACAAGGTTTCCACCTCAACGCCCTACAGCGAGGCCATCACTGCGGATAGGGTAGCCGGCTATCAGGCCAGGCAGCTCGAAGGTGGTCAAGTGAAGCATGGGGAAACGTTGTATAACCTGGGGCTGGTGTTCCAGTTGACCGATACCCATCAGTTATTCACCAACTTTTCCCAAGGCTTCAGCCTGCCCGACACACAGCGCATGTTGCGCGACGTACCGGCGACCTTCACCATTAACGGCGACAGTATCGATTCCATCAAGGTCAACAACTATGAACTTGGTTGGCGCATGAGGGATAACCGTGGCCTGAATGCTGGCGTTACCGCGTTCTACAACACGTCCGATAAGGTGGTGCAGTTCAACCGTGACTATAGCGTGTCAGTAGCCGACACCGACGAACGTATTTGGGGCATGGAAGGCAACCTGCAATACCCGCTGTCCGAAAGCTGGAACGTTGGCGGCACGCTTGCCTATACCCGGGGCGAATATAAAGACGCCGCTGGCGAATGGCGCGAACTGAATGCGTTCCGTGTCTCACCGCTGAAAGCCACGTTATACAGCGACTGGACATTCGCCAATGGATACGGAGTACGTCTGCAATCCCTGACCGTCGGCGGAACTGACCGCGCTTATAATGACGCCAAATCCGCTGCCGTCAGCTCGAGCATCCGCTCCACACCAGCAGCAAAAATTCAGGGCTATACCGTGTTCGACCTCATCGCTCACGCTCCGTTGCTGGGCGGCCAAGTCGGCTTTGGCATCTACAATCTGGCCAATCGTGACTATAAAACCGTCTACAGCCAACAGGCCGAAGCCACCTATGGCAAGCTCTCCAGCCTGCCAGCGCAAGGCCGCACGTTCGCTCTGACTTACTCGATTGACTATTGA
- a CDS encoding MFS transporter, translating into MMKRASEFAPIGRLGLTAIVILYLAHALPLYFYNVALPSILRSQGVDLRWIGMLSLLYLPWACKFIWAPLIDRYYLPVLGRRRTWLWLTQLALAGGVVVLAFTGLDYGLLPFVLIGLWISTWAATQDIAIDGYTVESLAESEHRLGSMAQSIGVALGSMIGGAGILLLYQLYGWRSALLSLAVLTTLTMIAVTWINERPQVSPASERPSFANTFKRHEIRWALLLILLYRLVEAPAMAMLNPLLVDQQWTLVEIGLLMSVAGAGVGLLSAIITAWALKRYSSDMLLVRAGWLRSGVYLLLAALIYSGSDMTSGFWLGTLVIVMLAIRYMAMTSLYALFMRLCSRRQAGTDFTVLVCFELLVFFLGGSLSGFLAAGLGYGAYYLLLGVLSLLSVLLCRPLIRQHLTKTI; encoded by the coding sequence ATGATGAAACGAGCGAGTGAGTTCGCACCGATCGGCCGATTAGGACTGACGGCGATCGTGATTCTCTATTTAGCGCATGCCCTGCCGTTGTATTTCTACAACGTCGCTCTGCCGAGCATTCTGCGTAGCCAGGGGGTGGATCTGCGCTGGATAGGCATGCTTTCACTGCTTTATCTGCCTTGGGCCTGCAAATTTATCTGGGCACCGTTAATTGACCGTTACTATCTGCCTGTGCTGGGGCGTCGTCGCACCTGGTTATGGCTGACGCAACTCGCACTGGCAGGCGGTGTAGTGGTTCTGGCGTTCACAGGATTGGATTATGGCTTGCTTCCCTTCGTACTGATTGGGTTATGGATCTCGACCTGGGCTGCCACACAGGATATCGCCATCGACGGCTATACGGTGGAATCACTGGCAGAATCCGAGCATCGCCTTGGCAGCATGGCGCAAAGCATCGGCGTGGCGCTGGGCAGCATGATCGGCGGAGCAGGCATCCTGTTGCTGTATCAGTTGTACGGCTGGCGCAGCGCCTTGCTGTCTCTGGCGGTATTGACGACGCTGACCATGATCGCCGTCACCTGGATTAATGAACGTCCTCAAGTATCTCCGGCATCCGAACGCCCGAGTTTCGCTAATACGTTCAAGCGTCATGAAATACGTTGGGCTTTACTGCTCATTCTGCTTTACCGACTGGTTGAAGCCCCCGCCATGGCAATGCTTAATCCGCTGCTGGTCGATCAGCAATGGACACTGGTGGAAATCGGCCTTTTGATGTCAGTGGCTGGGGCGGGAGTCGGGTTGCTGAGTGCCATCATCACCGCGTGGGCGCTCAAGCGTTACTCGTCCGACATGCTGCTGGTTCGTGCTGGCTGGTTGCGCAGTGGCGTCTATCTGTTGCTCGCCGCGCTGATCTACAGCGGCTCAGACATGACTTCAGGATTTTGGCTCGGCACGCTGGTCATCGTCATGCTGGCGATCCGCTACATGGCGATGACCAGTCTTTATGCGCTGTTCATGCGCCTGTGCTCCCGTCGACAGGCAGGCACCGACTTCACTGTGCTGGTGTGCTTTGAACTTCTGGTGTTTTTCCTTGGCGGTTCGCTTTCCGGCTTTCTCGCCGCAGGGCTCGGCTATGGCGCTTATTATCTGCTGCTCGGCGTGCTGTCGCTACTTAGCGTTCTGCTGTGCCGACCGCTCATCAGACAACATCTGACCAAAACCATTTAA
- a CDS encoding AraC family transcriptional regulator: MRVFTCDQLSQAASEQGGKLHFGQELPSDQPVLAGWQRIQSLGNGLVLYLSQSEDLIDAFSQNLLSPGITAAFLLQGQADVSLAGQRLRFDAHSARQRAMLVNLTDSDQFQRHWQAGRRETKICLSFSPIWFERFANDSGLCSSSLLQFRRAHWQSLSWQPAPDVLQRACRLAFDDRSPVSLIQRLQCESFALDLATDILRSIDASPQQKRFGAHLECCLVRLKDWLDSGEADRLSIGQMAKALGTNPVDLQNGFRTRNGITIAAYLRKHRLERAYQALHRHAVSVDEAAALACYEHVSSFSAAFKKQYGFPPSQVR; the protein is encoded by the coding sequence ATGCGTGTATTCACCTGCGACCAATTAAGTCAGGCAGCCAGTGAACAGGGAGGAAAACTGCATTTCGGCCAGGAGTTGCCGAGCGACCAGCCGGTGTTGGCTGGCTGGCAGCGGATTCAGTCCTTGGGTAATGGTCTGGTGCTGTATCTGAGCCAGAGTGAAGACCTGATCGATGCTTTTAGTCAGAATTTGCTGTCACCGGGTATTACTGCCGCGTTTCTGCTTCAGGGACAAGCGGATGTGAGTCTGGCAGGTCAGCGTCTGCGTTTCGACGCCCATTCCGCCCGCCAGCGCGCAATGCTGGTTAATCTGACGGATAGCGATCAGTTTCAGCGTCATTGGCAGGCAGGCCGACGGGAAACCAAGATCTGCCTGAGTTTCAGTCCAATTTGGTTCGAACGGTTCGCCAACGATAGTGGTCTGTGCAGCAGCAGCTTGCTGCAATTCAGGCGTGCGCACTGGCAAAGCCTGTCCTGGCAACCCGCTCCGGATGTCCTGCAACGTGCTTGCCGACTGGCTTTCGACGATCGGTCTCCGGTTTCGCTTATCCAGCGTTTGCAATGCGAGAGTTTCGCGCTGGATCTGGCGACGGACATTTTACGAAGTATTGATGCATCGCCCCAGCAAAAGCGTTTTGGTGCTCATCTTGAATGCTGCCTGGTACGCTTGAAGGACTGGTTGGATAGCGGCGAAGCCGATCGCCTGAGTATCGGCCAGATGGCTAAGGCATTGGGGACTAATCCGGTTGATTTGCAGAATGGTTTTCGCACCCGTAACGGGATCACTATTGCTGCCTACCTGCGTAAGCATCGGCTGGAACGCGCCTATCAGGCGCTCCACCGACATGCCGTGTCTG